One segment of Dolichospermum sp. DET69 DNA contains the following:
- a CDS encoding CAAD domain-containing protein — protein sequence METQAQQPEQGNYTSPQDILSFSGGDNRNLPRLSAAKESESQWQQISRQILEFFNKLPDYLGSIFNNNKQGLITLVLILSALVTVKVAIALLDAVNDVPLLQPILELIGLFYFIWFAFRYLLKYETRQELSQKFNSFKKQSLG from the coding sequence ATGGAAACTCAAGCACAGCAACCCGAACAAGGAAATTATACTTCACCACAAGATATCTTATCTTTTTCTGGTGGAGACAATCGCAATTTACCAAGACTATCTGCTGCTAAAGAATCTGAATCCCAATGGCAGCAAATTAGTAGACAAATTCTCGAATTTTTCAATAAACTGCCAGATTATTTAGGCAGTATTTTTAACAATAATAAACAGGGTTTAATCACTCTAGTTTTGATTTTATCAGCTTTGGTAACAGTTAAGGTAGCGATCGCCTTACTAGATGCTGTGAATGATGTACCGTTGCTACAACCAATTCTTGAACTGATTGGTCTATTCTACTTTATCTGGTTTGCTTTCCGTTATTTACTCAAATATGAGACTCGTCAAGAATTATCCCAGAAATTTAACTCTTTCAAAAAACAATCTTTAGGGTAA
- a CDS encoding CIA30 family protein — MSNNNRSQWDLCRFLKTLTYFEVFPLLNWIQKLFQGSPQDHQNQPKEGRNMAVILVAGATGGVGKRVVKKLLTQGYHVRCLVRDIEKAKPILGDDIDLVVGDITKPETLTSLVMANIQAVICCTSVRVQPVEGDTPDRAKYNQGVKFYLPEIVGDTPENVEYQGVKNLVEAAGKYLVSVGEKPIFDFTKPSDEIKNIWGALDDVVMGGVSSSSFQIRENTAVFTGNVSTANSGGFASVRTKNFSPLVDLSGYQGVKLRVKGDGQRYKIFIRTESTWDGVGYSYSFDTVANNWLDIQIPFTDLVPVFRAKIVKDCPPMDISKVCSLQLMLSKFEYDGALNPAFNPGIFALEVASIQAYGGETLPQFVLISSAGVTRPGRPGINLDEEPPAVRLNDQLGGILTWKLRGEESLKSSGIPYTIIRPCALTETAGGKELIFEQGDNIRGKVSRDDVAEVCVQAIKEPKASNRIFEVKESDVIANNLDWNRLFSSLQADK, encoded by the coding sequence ATGAGTAATAACAATCGTTCTCAATGGGATTTATGCAGGTTTCTCAAAACCCTAACTTATTTTGAAGTTTTTCCGCTTCTTAACTGGATACAAAAACTTTTTCAAGGTAGTCCTCAAGATCATCAAAATCAACCTAAAGAAGGAAGAAATATGGCTGTAATTCTCGTAGCTGGTGCAACTGGTGGTGTGGGTAAACGAGTTGTCAAGAAATTGTTAACACAAGGTTATCATGTGCGCTGTTTGGTTCGAGATATTGAAAAAGCAAAACCAATTCTAGGTGATGATATTGATTTGGTTGTTGGAGATATTACAAAACCAGAGACTTTAACAAGTTTAGTTATGGCTAATATTCAAGCTGTAATTTGTTGTACTTCGGTGCGTGTTCAACCTGTGGAGGGAGATACACCAGATAGAGCTAAATATAATCAAGGTGTGAAATTTTATCTACCGGAAATTGTGGGAGATACACCAGAAAATGTTGAATATCAAGGTGTGAAAAATTTAGTTGAAGCAGCCGGGAAATATCTGGTTTCTGTGGGGGAAAAACCCATATTTGATTTTACTAAACCATCAGATGAAATAAAAAATATCTGGGGGGCTTTAGATGATGTGGTTATGGGTGGTGTCAGTTCCAGTAGTTTTCAAATTAGGGAAAATACAGCAGTATTCACAGGTAATGTTTCAACTGCTAATTCTGGGGGTTTTGCTTCAGTAAGAACTAAGAATTTTTCACCATTAGTTGATTTATCTGGTTATCAAGGTGTGAAATTGCGGGTTAAAGGTGACGGTCAACGTTATAAAATATTTATCCGCACAGAGTCAACTTGGGACGGTGTTGGTTATAGTTATTCTTTTGATACTGTTGCTAATAATTGGCTAGATATTCAGATTCCTTTTACAGATTTAGTTCCGGTATTTCGTGCCAAAATTGTTAAGGACTGTCCACCAATGGATATTAGTAAAGTTTGTTCGTTGCAATTAATGTTGAGTAAGTTTGAATATGATGGGGCTTTAAATCCTGCATTTAATCCGGGGATTTTTGCGTTGGAAGTTGCATCAATTCAAGCCTATGGTGGGGAAACTTTACCTCAATTTGTATTAATCAGTTCGGCTGGGGTAACTCGTCCGGGAAGACCAGGAATTAATTTAGATGAAGAACCACCAGCGGTAAGGTTAAATGACCAATTGGGAGGGATTTTAACTTGGAAGTTGCGAGGGGAAGAAAGTTTAAAATCTAGTGGAATTCCTTATACAATTATTCGACCTTGTGCTTTGACGGAAACAGCGGGAGGGAAGGAATTAATCTTTGAACAAGGTGATAATATTCGAGGAAAAGTTAGCCGTGATGATGTTGCGGAAGTTTGTGTACAAGCAATTAAAGAACCAAAAGCCAGTAATCGTATTTTTGAAGTTAAAGAAAGTGATGTAATTGCTAATAATTTAGATTGGAACCGGCTATTTTCTTCTTTGCAAGCTGATAAGTGA
- a CDS encoding alpha/beta hydrolase has translation MLQFQPPGFGSKFIHTSLGTMVYYTQVSTPWENASYQDLPPLLFLHNFGGGASAYEWSKIYPAYASKYRILAPDLIGWGKSAHPVRDYQIEDYLTTIIEFITQTCNQPVTVIASSLTAALTIRLAVTYPDLFKALLLVCPSGFNDFGEGAGRRLPLSLINTPLVDNLIYALGAENEIAVRNFLQSFLFAKPERVTQEMVSAYLSSAQKYQAKFAALSFLRGNLYFDLSLYIQQLQIPTIMLWGEKAQFTNMQLGRRLANLNPGAIKSFQEIPDTGILPHLEIPAVVIGILQKYNNTGEFRI, from the coding sequence ATGCTACAATTTCAACCTCCTGGTTTTGGTAGTAAATTCATTCATACGTCTTTAGGGACAATGGTTTACTATACCCAAGTTAGTACCCCTTGGGAAAATGCCTCATATCAAGATTTACCACCATTGTTATTTTTACATAACTTTGGTGGTGGTGCGTCCGCTTATGAATGGTCAAAAATTTACCCAGCTTATGCGTCAAAATATCGAATTTTAGCCCCTGATTTAATTGGTTGGGGAAAGTCTGCTCACCCCGTGCGAGATTATCAAATTGAAGATTATTTAACCACAATTATTGAGTTTATTACTCAAACTTGTAATCAACCTGTAACTGTCATAGCATCTTCTCTAACTGCGGCTTTAACTATTCGTCTCGCTGTCACTTACCCTGACTTATTCAAAGCTTTATTGTTAGTTTGTCCTTCCGGCTTTAATGATTTTGGAGAAGGTGCAGGCAGGAGACTACCACTTTCTTTAATTAATACCCCATTAGTAGATAATTTAATTTATGCTTTGGGTGCAGAAAATGAAATTGCAGTCAGGAACTTTTTGCAAAGTTTTCTTTTTGCTAAACCAGAAAGAGTGACTCAAGAAATGGTGTCAGCTTATCTAAGTTCTGCACAAAAATACCAAGCCAAATTTGCGGCTTTGTCCTTCTTACGCGGAAATCTTTATTTCGATTTGAGTTTATATATTCAACAACTTCAAATTCCCACTATTATGTTATGGGGTGAAAAAGCACAGTTTACAAATATGCAATTAGGACGACGATTAGCAAATTTAAATCCTGGTGCAATTAAAAGTTTTCAAGAAATACCCGATACAGGAATTCTTCCCCATTTAGAAATACCCGCAGTTGTCATCGGAATATTACAAAAATACAACAATACAGGAGAATTTAGAATTTAG
- a CDS encoding Uma2 family endonuclease: MLLLQEVSEILQAEDPEERQTITGVNWENYEALLNHLGDSLQYRVTYLDGVIELVSPSRRHEIRKTVIGSLIEIYFQEKRIRYFPLGSTTFRKQAKRGGVEPDESYCIGTEKEVPDLAIEVVVTSGGIDKLEVYKRLGVTEAWFFQNNQFAVYHLHGESYELVAKSVLLPNLDLSTLAKYVVADDPLDAALEFREKIKEMVN; the protein is encoded by the coding sequence ATGCTTTTACTTCAAGAAGTATCTGAAATATTACAAGCTGAAGATCCAGAAGAACGGCAAACTATCACTGGTGTCAATTGGGAAAATTACGAAGCTTTACTCAATCATTTAGGTGACAGCTTACAATATAGAGTTACATATTTAGATGGAGTCATAGAATTAGTGTCACCAAGTCGTCGTCACGAAATTCGCAAAACTGTAATTGGATCTTTAATTGAAATTTACTTTCAAGAAAAACGCATTCGTTATTTTCCCCTTGGTTCTACAACCTTTCGCAAACAAGCAAAAAGAGGAGGAGTAGAACCAGATGAATCCTACTGTATAGGCACAGAAAAGGAAGTTCCTGATCTTGCCATTGAAGTCGTAGTCACCAGTGGGGGAATTGATAAATTAGAAGTTTACAAAAGATTAGGTGTGACAGAAGCTTGGTTTTTTCAAAACAATCAATTTGCAGTTTACCATCTGCATGGTGAAAGTTATGAATTGGTTGCCAAAAGTGTGTTATTGCCAAACTTAGATTTGTCAACTTTGGCAAAATATGTAGTAGCCGATGATCCTTTAGATGCTGCTTTAGAATTTCGGGAGAAAATCAAAGAAATGGTCAATTAA
- the recA gene encoding recombinase RecA: protein MAANTNTETSGKQKALNIVLGQIERTFGKGAIMRLGDATRMRVETISTGALTLDLALGGGLPKGRVIEIYGPESSGKTTVALHALAEVQRNGGIAAFVDAEHALDPTYAAALGVDIENLLVSQPDNGESALEIVDQLVRSAAVDIVVIDSVAALVPRAEIEGDMGDIHIGLQARLMSQALRKITGNIGKSGCTVIFINQLRQKIGVTYGSPETTTGGNALKFYASVRLDIRRIQTLKKGTDEFGNRVKVKVAKNKVAPPFRIAEFDIIFGKGISTLGCLVDIAEETGILLRKGAWYSYNGENVSQGRDNAIKYLEEKPEFAAKIQEQVLEKLDKGAVVSANSVTQAHEDHGNEEEIDLEEEEE from the coding sequence ATGGCAGCTAATACTAATACTGAGACTTCAGGCAAGCAAAAAGCTTTAAATATCGTCCTTGGACAAATTGAGCGCACCTTCGGAAAAGGAGCAATTATGCGCCTGGGTGATGCTACCCGAATGCGGGTAGAAACAATCTCCACCGGGGCGCTTACCCTAGATTTGGCCTTGGGTGGCGGTTTACCCAAAGGGCGGGTAATCGAAATATATGGACCAGAAAGTTCTGGTAAAACTACCGTTGCCCTCCATGCCCTTGCAGAAGTCCAAAGAAATGGCGGTATTGCCGCATTTGTAGACGCTGAACACGCTTTAGATCCTACCTACGCCGCTGCTTTAGGCGTAGATATTGAAAACTTACTTGTTTCCCAACCAGATAATGGCGAATCAGCATTAGAAATAGTTGATCAACTTGTGCGTTCTGCTGCTGTCGATATTGTCGTTATTGACTCTGTAGCCGCCCTAGTTCCCCGCGCTGAAATCGAGGGGGATATGGGGGATATTCACATTGGTTTGCAAGCGCGGTTAATGAGCCAAGCTTTACGCAAAATTACTGGTAATATCGGTAAATCTGGATGCACAGTTATTTTCATTAACCAGTTGCGGCAAAAAATTGGTGTCACTTATGGTAGCCCCGAAACTACAACGGGTGGTAATGCGCTGAAGTTTTACGCTTCCGTGCGCTTGGATATTCGCAGAATTCAAACTTTGAAAAAAGGTACTGATGAATTTGGTAATCGTGTCAAAGTCAAAGTCGCTAAAAATAAAGTTGCACCACCTTTTAGAATTGCCGAATTTGATATTATCTTTGGTAAAGGAATTTCTACCCTCGGTTGTCTAGTAGACATAGCCGAAGAAACTGGTATTCTCCTTCGTAAAGGTGCTTGGTATAGTTACAATGGTGAAAACGTTTCCCAAGGTAGAGATAACGCCATTAAATATTTAGAAGAAAAACCAGAATTTGCTGCGAAAATTCAAGAACAAGTTCTGGAAAAACTAGATAAGGGTGCTGTAGTTTCTGCTAATTCTGTCACTCAAGCCCATGAAGATCATGGCAATGAGGAAGAAATTGATTTAGAAGAAGAAGAAGAATAG
- a CDS encoding DUF1818 family protein: MERVIKSGLGWRIGWNPDAAEFKALVGTDDWAIELTEAELNEFCRLFNQLADTMKHLATELMDEEKIACEAESDLLWMEVAGYAHAYNLRFILNTGRGTEGKWEAGAVSELLPAIGMLKVF; the protein is encoded by the coding sequence ATGGAACGAGTTATTAAAAGTGGTCTGGGTTGGCGCATAGGTTGGAATCCAGATGCAGCGGAATTTAAAGCATTAGTGGGTACAGATGATTGGGCAATAGAATTAACAGAAGCAGAATTAAATGAGTTTTGTCGCCTTTTCAATCAGCTTGCAGATACCATGAAGCATCTAGCGACAGAATTAATGGATGAGGAAAAAATTGCCTGTGAAGCCGAAAGCGACTTATTATGGATGGAAGTAGCAGGTTATGCTCATGCCTACAATCTGCGCTTTATCCTCAATACAGGACGGGGGACAGAAGGTAAATGGGAAGCGGGAGCCGTGTCCGAATTATTGCCAGCAATCGGAATGTTAAAAGTTTTTTGA
- the hemC gene encoding hydroxymethylbilane synthase, which translates to MTSVSSPARTIRIGSRKSQLALVQTYWVQAELQKAFPHITFEVHTMSTQGDKILDVALAKIGDKGLFTKELELGMINKDIDFAVHSLKDLPTNLPEGLTLAAITERENPADAVVLHEKHKGEQIETLPADAVIGTSSLRRLAQLRHKFPHFTFKDVRGNLITRMAKLDAGEYDALILAVAGLERLEMSDRIHQILTPEISLHAVGQGALGIECRADDTEVIEILKAIEHPQTRDRCLAERSFLRVLEGGCQVPIGVNTEINGDQLTLKGLVASVDGQKIVKDTVTGAAVDAEELGAKLASILREQGATEILEKIFTEIQRGS; encoded by the coding sequence ATGACTTCAGTTTCTAGTCCTGCACGCACTATTCGGATTGGTTCACGTAAAAGCCAACTAGCTCTAGTTCAAACATACTGGGTACAAGCGGAACTCCAGAAAGCTTTTCCCCACATTACTTTTGAAGTCCATACCATGTCTACCCAAGGGGACAAAATCCTGGATGTAGCCTTGGCTAAAATTGGCGATAAGGGACTATTTACCAAGGAACTGGAATTGGGCATGATCAATAAAGATATTGATTTTGCGGTGCATTCTCTCAAGGATCTACCAACCAATTTACCAGAAGGGTTGACCCTAGCAGCAATTACAGAACGGGAAAACCCCGCAGACGCGGTGGTGCTGCATGAAAAGCATAAAGGTGAGCAAATCGAGACTTTACCCGCAGATGCGGTGATTGGTACTTCTTCTCTGCGAAGATTGGCACAGTTACGCCATAAGTTCCCTCATTTTACTTTTAAGGATGTGCGGGGAAACTTGATTACACGCATGGCTAAACTGGATGCCGGTGAGTATGATGCTTTAATTTTAGCGGTAGCTGGTTTAGAAAGATTGGAAATGAGCGATCGCATCCATCAAATTCTTACTCCAGAAATCTCCCTCCATGCCGTCGGACAAGGTGCTTTGGGGATAGAATGTCGAGCAGATGACACTGAAGTAATTGAAATACTTAAAGCTATTGAACACCCGCAAACACGCGATCGCTGTTTAGCAGAAAGATCATTTTTACGTGTTTTAGAAGGTGGCTGTCAAGTTCCCATTGGTGTAAACACAGAAATAAATGGTGATCAATTAACTTTAAAAGGTCTTGTTGCCAGCGTTGATGGTCAAAAAATAGTTAAAGATACCGTCACCGGTGCGGCTGTGGATGCTGAAGAATTAGGCGCAAAACTGGCTAGTATTCTCAGAGAACAAGGCGCTACAGAAATATTAGAAAAAATCTTTACCGAGATTCAACGAGGATCATAA
- a CDS encoding transposase, whose translation MNSLKFKLYEHKRNRHLKRMINASGVIYNHCIALHKRYYRMWGKHLNCAKLQSHIAKLRKRNSFWQSVGSQAVQDICQRIEKAYQLFFKHNKKGVRPPGFKKVKKYKSFTLKQAGYKFLGSNRIKIGSRVYQFWQSREIEGKIKTLTIKRTPLGELFMVIVIDDESESGIKSTTGKIAGFDFGLKTFLTGSDGTSIDSPQFLKQSLNAIKKASRNHSKKQKGSHNRERARKNLVRKYEDVCNRRSDWFWKIAHKLTDKFDVLCFETLNLKGMQRLWGRKISDLAFGEFLQILEWVAKKKKKQVVYIDQWYPSSKTCSHCGQILEKLDLSVRQWRCPSCNSVNGRDENAAINIQMVGASTIGLGDVRLATPAIAV comes from the coding sequence ATGAATTCACTAAAGTTTAAGCTGTACGAACACAAAAGGAATAGACACCTCAAACGGATGATCAATGCCTCCGGGGTGATCTATAACCATTGTATTGCTCTGCATAAACGGTATTACCGAATGTGGGGCAAACACTTAAACTGTGCCAAACTACAATCTCATATTGCCAAATTAAGAAAGCGTAATTCATTTTGGCAATCAGTAGGTTCTCAAGCAGTACAAGATATTTGCCAACGGATTGAGAAAGCCTATCAATTATTTTTTAAACACAATAAAAAAGGAGTCAGACCACCAGGTTTTAAAAAAGTTAAAAAATACAAATCATTTACTCTTAAACAAGCTGGTTATAAATTTTTGGGTAGCAATAGAATTAAAATTGGCAGCCGAGTTTATCAATTTTGGCAATCCAGAGAAATAGAAGGAAAAATCAAAACATTAACCATTAAGCGGACACCACTAGGTGAATTGTTTATGGTTATTGTAATTGATGATGAGTCAGAATCAGGAATTAAATCAACGACTGGTAAAATAGCGGGGTTTGATTTTGGACTCAAAACATTTCTAACTGGCTCTGATGGAACTTCAATTGATTCTCCACAGTTCCTAAAGCAATCTCTAAATGCTATCAAAAAAGCTAGTAGAAATCACTCCAAAAAACAAAAAGGCTCACATAATCGTGAACGAGCTAGAAAGAACTTAGTTCGTAAATATGAGGATGTTTGTAACCGCCGAAGTGATTGGTTTTGGAAAATAGCTCATAAGTTAACAGATAAGTTTGATGTTTTATGCTTTGAAACCTTAAACCTCAAGGGTATGCAACGTCTTTGGGGCAGAAAAATATCAGACTTAGCTTTTGGAGAATTTCTACAAATACTAGAATGGGTAGCTAAAAAGAAAAAGAAACAAGTTGTTTATATAGACCAATGGTATCCATCTAGTAAAACTTGTTCTCATTGTGGGCAGATTTTAGAAAAGCTGGATTTATCTGTTAGACAATGGCGTTGTCCATCTTGTAATTCCGTAAATGGAAGAGATGAAAACGCCGCTATAAATATTCAAATGGTTGGGGCATCAACCATTGGGTTAGGTGATGTTAGACTGGCTACGCCAGCAATTGCTGTTTGA
- a CDS encoding pyridoxamine 5'-phosphate oxidase family protein: protein MNQLEKAQTEYEKFPEEFTSIIISTVSKDGIPNASYAPFVMDNDKNIYIYVSGLAIHTQNIHNHPHVSVLFIDDEAKTKQIFARRRLNFDCTASLVERETEKWQEIVDKFQIRFGELISTLRSLPDFRILQLKPNTGRFVIGFGAAYNISSENINQLVQITKDSLS, encoded by the coding sequence ATGAATCAACTTGAAAAAGCCCAAACTGAATATGAGAAATTCCCTGAAGAATTTACCAGCATTATTATTAGTACCGTCAGTAAAGATGGGATTCCCAATGCTAGTTATGCACCATTTGTCATGGACAATGACAAAAACATCTATATTTATGTAAGTGGACTAGCTATCCACACCCAAAACATTCATAATCATCCTCATGTAAGTGTTTTATTTATTGACGACGAAGCTAAAACCAAACAAATTTTTGCCCGTCGGCGGTTAAATTTTGATTGTACCGCAAGTTTAGTAGAAAGAGAAACTGAAAAATGGCAGGAAATTGTTGATAAATTTCAGATTCGTTTTGGAGAATTGATTTCTACATTACGCAGCTTACCAGATTTTCGGATTTTGCAACTCAAACCAAATACAGGACGTTTTGTTATTGGGTTTGGGGCTGCTTATAATATTAGTAGTGAAAATATAAATCAACTTGTCCAAATTACCAAAGATTCACTTTCCTAA
- a CDS encoding family 10 glycosylhydrolase codes for MSDHNWKFIRLILSWQGLFTVIFTNCLLIFNLVTEPAIAQKRQDCSVSLKATQEKENLRLLAFRGNKDAKSRYQKLLKQHTKELQKCRSQTWPETQAIWLRLYPCDTQPGLVDQIMDRIVNQGYNQVYLEVFYDGQVLLPAATNPTVWPAVVRTPGTEKFDLLALAIQKGQQRGLKVYAWMYTNNFGFTYAQRKDRQDAIARNGKNQTSLSVVEDSSQVFIDPYNTQAKTDYYLMVQQVVRRRPDGILFDYVRYPRQTGTDSIATKVHDLWLFTPATQEVLFRRAKNSKGLELIRRFLTRGYVSAGDIAEVDKRYPQEDEPLWEGRIPQKKQKSLPSPGEKQRVLQLDLWLLTVAHAMQGILDFVALVSYPAKQQGIPAGVVFFPEGNQALGQGYDSRLQPWDKFPKTLEWHPMSYANCGNANCIVAQVQQVLKMAQPGTKVIPALAGKWGESISNRPSLEVQMQALRQLSPQIKAVSHFAYSWQYPQDDNERKSCNSR; via the coding sequence ATGTCTGATCACAACTGGAAATTTATAAGACTAATTTTATCTTGGCAAGGTTTATTTACTGTAATTTTTACTAATTGTTTATTGATTTTCAATCTAGTTACTGAACCAGCTATTGCTCAAAAAAGACAGGATTGTTCGGTATCATTAAAAGCAACTCAAGAAAAAGAAAACTTGCGCTTATTAGCTTTTAGAGGCAATAAAGATGCAAAAAGTCGCTATCAAAAACTCCTTAAACAGCATACAAAAGAATTACAAAAGTGCCGCAGTCAGACTTGGCCAGAAACTCAAGCTATTTGGTTACGCTTGTATCCCTGTGATACCCAACCGGGGCTAGTTGATCAAATTATGGATCGTATTGTCAACCAAGGCTATAACCAAGTTTATTTAGAAGTATTTTATGATGGGCAGGTACTCTTACCAGCAGCCACTAACCCAACTGTTTGGCCTGCTGTAGTTCGCACTCCTGGTACAGAAAAATTTGATTTATTAGCCTTAGCCATTCAAAAAGGGCAACAACGCGGTTTAAAAGTTTATGCTTGGATGTATACTAATAACTTCGGTTTTACTTATGCTCAACGTAAAGATAGACAAGATGCGATCGCTCGTAATGGCAAAAATCAAACTAGCTTATCTGTAGTAGAAGATAGCTCTCAAGTATTTATTGACCCCTACAACACCCAGGCAAAAACTGATTATTACCTTATGGTGCAGCAGGTTGTGCGCCGCCGTCCAGATGGTATCCTCTTTGATTATGTCCGCTATCCCCGTCAGACTGGTACTGATTCTATTGCTACCAAAGTTCATGACTTATGGTTATTTACCCCTGCTACTCAAGAAGTCCTATTTCGCCGCGCTAAAAATTCCAAAGGGTTAGAATTAATTCGTCGGTTTCTCACTAGGGGCTATGTAAGCGCCGGCGACATAGCAGAAGTTGATAAACGCTATCCGCAAGAAGATGAACCATTATGGGAAGGGCGTATTCCTCAAAAAAAGCAGAAATCTCTGCCTTCCCCAGGGGAAAAACAGCGAGTTTTGCAATTAGATTTGTGGTTACTCACGGTTGCTCACGCTATGCAAGGTATCTTAGATTTTGTGGCTTTAGTAAGTTACCCAGCTAAACAACAAGGTATTCCTGCTGGAGTGGTATTTTTTCCCGAAGGTAATCAGGCTTTAGGACAAGGGTATGATTCCCGTTTACAACCTTGGGATAAGTTCCCCAAAACCTTAGAATGGCATCCCATGTCTTATGCAAATTGTGGTAATGCTAATTGCATTGTGGCACAAGTTCAACAGGTTTTAAAGATGGCGCAACCAGGGACAAAAGTCATTCCGGCTTTAGCTGGGAAGTGGGGAGAATCAATTAGCAATCGTCCATCTTTGGAAGTGCAAATGCAAGCTCTCCGGCAATTATCTCCTCAAATTAAAGCTGTTAGCCATTTTGCATATTCTTGGCAATATCCTCAAGATGATAATGAACGGAAATCTTGTAATTCTCGCTAA
- a CDS encoding HAD-IA family hydrolase, whose amino-acid sequence MTQKVIIFDFDGTIADTVDALVTIANRLALEFGYVPINSQELILLRNLTAREIIKYSGVSLFKIPFMVKRVKGELKHKIPELKPIDGINAALIELHNQGYHLGIITSNSPENVNEFLKCHNLDYLFNFICSGVTIFGKTTIINNVLRQKQFKPETVIYVGDETRDIESAKKANIKVIAVSWGFNSSEALSKQNPDFLIHHPSELLDAIKSY is encoded by the coding sequence ATGACCCAGAAAGTAATAATTTTTGATTTTGATGGGACGATTGCTGATACAGTAGATGCTCTTGTAACTATTGCCAATCGTTTAGCCCTGGAATTTGGATATGTTCCCATTAATTCCCAAGAACTAATTCTCCTGAGAAATCTCACAGCCAGAGAAATCATTAAATATTCTGGTGTTTCCCTATTCAAAATTCCTTTTATGGTTAAAAGAGTAAAAGGAGAATTAAAACATAAAATCCCAGAATTAAAACCTATTGATGGAATTAACGCCGCATTAATAGAACTCCATAATCAAGGTTATCACTTGGGAATTATTACTTCTAACTCTCCAGAAAATGTTAACGAATTTCTCAAATGTCATAATTTAGATTATTTGTTTAATTTTATTTGTTCAGGAGTAACTATTTTTGGCAAAACTACAATTATTAATAATGTACTTCGGCAAAAACAGTTCAAACCAGAAACAGTAATTTATGTAGGAGATGAAACTAGAGATATAGAATCTGCCAAAAAAGCAAATATCAAAGTGATTGCAGTCAGTTGGGGTTTTAATTCTTCTGAAGCTCTAAGTAAACAAAATCCAGATTTCTTAATTCATCATCCTAGCGAACTACTAGATGCAATTAAAAGCTATTAA
- a CDS encoding GFA family protein produces MLNKDQSVIYDGGCHCGAVRFRVVVNNHKVDDCNCSICSKKGFLHLIVPQAQFTLLQGEDVLKTYTFNTGVAQHKFCKICGIHSFYVPRSHPDYIDINVRCLDGNVLGNFEIMPFDGANWEENIHKLKRG; encoded by the coding sequence ATGTTAAATAAAGATCAATCTGTTATTTATGATGGTGGTTGTCACTGTGGTGCGGTGCGGTTTCGGGTAGTAGTTAATAATCACAAGGTTGATGATTGTAATTGTTCAATATGTTCTAAAAAAGGATTTCTCCATTTGATTGTCCCCCAAGCACAGTTTACTTTATTACAAGGGGAAGATGTCTTAAAAACTTACACCTTTAATACAGGAGTAGCACAACATAAATTTTGCAAGATTTGTGGTATTCATTCTTTTTATGTTCCCCGTAGTCACCCTGATTATATTGATATCAATGTGCGGTGTTTAGATGGAAATGTTCTAGGAAATTTTGAAATTATGCCTTTTGATGGTGCAAATTGGGAGGAAAATATTCATAAGTTAAAAAGAGGTTAA